A region from the Pirellulaceae bacterium genome encodes:
- a CDS encoding sigma-70 family RNA polymerase sigma factor, with protein MKEDALLIDETLAGNNAAFGQLIQKYQDRLFNTLVHVIGCHEEAEDVAQETFVQAFLKLNTFQRRASVYTWMYRIAFNLWISRLRRKRPELSVEQSRETAGAEPADDSEEPLERLEREERARQIHLAISELSDEHRSILVLREMEGCCYETISEILDLPVGTVRSRLHRARIHLKQRLKTVLSEKTET; from the coding sequence GTGAAAGAAGATGCGCTGTTAATTGACGAGACGCTTGCTGGCAACAACGCAGCCTTTGGCCAGTTGATCCAGAAGTACCAGGATCGGTTGTTTAACACTCTGGTACATGTGATCGGCTGTCACGAGGAGGCGGAAGATGTCGCGCAGGAAACGTTTGTTCAAGCTTTTTTGAAGCTCAACACGTTTCAACGCCGGGCGAGTGTTTACACGTGGATGTATCGGATCGCGTTCAATCTTTGGATCAGCCGGCTTCGCCGCAAACGCCCTGAACTATCGGTTGAGCAGTCGCGTGAAACGGCCGGCGCCGAACCTGCCGACGATTCCGAGGAACCACTAGAACGGCTGGAACGTGAAGAACGAGCTCGCCAAATTCATCTGGCCATCAGCGAACTGAGCGACGAACATCGTTCAATACTCGTTTTACGGGAAATGGAAGGTTGTTGTTACGAAACCATTTCAGAGATCTTGGATTTACCGGTGGGTACAGTACGTAGTCGACTGCACCGGGCTAGAATTCACTTGAAGCAGCGTTTGAAGACGGTTTTGTCGGAAAAGACCGAAACCTAG